In the Streptobacillus moniliformis DSM 12112 genome, one interval contains:
- a CDS encoding metal ABC transporter permease, with translation MSSSLIILTVAILTAISCSILGVFLVLKNMSMLTDAISHTILLGIVLSFFVVKSLESPLLVLGATLMGLVTVYLVELITSSKLVKEDAAIGVVLSFLFSIAVILISKYTANVHLDIDAVLLGEIAFVPFYTMDIFGITVSRAIVYGLIICIINISFVTIFFKELKISIFDKALAFSLGLYPSLIHYLLMTLVSTTSVISFESVGAMLLISFMIGPPVSAYLISKDIKSMIFISIIIDIIASTIGYYIAIYLDISIAGMIAVVIGTIFLCVFIYRKITNKYLM, from the coding sequence ATGAGTTCAAGTTTAATAATACTTACTGTTGCTATATTAACAGCGATTTCTTGCTCTATATTAGGTGTATTTTTAGTACTTAAAAACATGAGTATGTTAACAGATGCCATCAGTCATACTATATTACTTGGTATAGTACTTTCCTTTTTCGTTGTAAAAAGTTTAGAATCACCATTACTTGTGTTAGGTGCAACTTTAATGGGACTTGTTACAGTCTATTTAGTTGAACTAATTACTAGTTCTAAATTAGTAAAAGAAGATGCTGCTATAGGAGTAGTATTATCTTTTCTATTTTCAATAGCAGTAATTTTAATATCTAAATATACTGCGAATGTACATTTAGATATAGATGCTGTATTATTAGGTGAAATAGCATTTGTGCCATTTTATACTATGGATATTTTTGGAATAACTGTTTCAAGAGCCATAGTCTATGGTCTAATTATATGTATAATAAATATATCATTTGTTACAATATTTTTTAAGGAATTGAAGATATCTATTTTTGATAAAGCATTAGCATTTTCATTGGGGCTTTATCCTAGTTTGATACATTATCTTTTAATGACATTAGTATCTACAACTTCAGTTATATCATTTGAATCTGTTGGTGCTATGTTATTAATATCATTTATGATAGGTCCACCAGTTAGTGCGTATTTAATTTCTAAGGATATAAAGAGCATGATATTTATCAGTATAATTATAGATATAATTGCCTCAACTATAGGTTATTATATAGCTATATACTTAGATATTTCTATAGCAGGTATGATAGCAGTAGTTATAGGTACAATATTCTTATGTGTATTTATTTATAGAAAAATTACAAATAAATATTTGATGTAA
- a CDS encoding YadA-like family protein, with protein sequence MKKNNLIKILSFISMLSYANAGTGEKSIAIGDEANASAKYSIAIGRNSKSESEKSIAFGSEANSKGKYSIALGTEANSSGKTSIAIGRNSKSESEKSIAFGSGANSKGKYSIALGTEANSSGKSSIAIGRNSKSESEKSIAFGNGANSNRKYAIALGSSSRAMGVDAISIGQKSISKNSNSIAIGTSATSNIENSVALGAESETTVAKPTSEIVKPRFFLDYKDFAGSNPYGVVSIGSKGKERQLQYVAAGQISKESTDAVNGSQLFSVISNFDAFVASMKSVIGNVALLNRDGILHTLNIGNTGKNNIHEAMKSLKDKIDENRNRIEKIENTEIKLGGDKNTSTEGQKIGENNSNNGSNIGNQNQNKGKEIKFEIVKKENSEHIETKARGNKVEIDLTQKAKEDIKSGKKAKEIIDNKGLTFKGDKGETNIQKLGDTLSITGGSYITTKAKGNEVSVDLTDKTKKDIEKGVSANSGVANAVAMANLPQINGKGHNIAGSYGYYNGEHAFALGLSGTNEKVNLTYRASGSLNTRGNISLGAGLGYQFDNISKRNKELLTLQRNGNINLLDEKVYELDNKVKTLEKRVNELETILRELIKK encoded by the coding sequence ATGAAGAAAAATAATCTAATTAAAATCTTATCTTTTATTTCTATGCTATCTTATGCAAATGCAGGAACGGGAGAAAAATCAATAGCTATTGGTGATGAGGCAAACGCAAGTGCTAAATATTCCATAGCAATAGGAAGAAACTCTAAATCAGAATCAGAAAAATCTATAGCCTTTGGTAGTGAGGCAAATTCAAAAGGAAAATATTCTATAGCACTTGGAACTGAAGCAAACTCAAGTGGTAAGACTTCCATAGCAATAGGAAGAAACTCTAAATCAGAATCAGAAAAATCTATAGCTTTTGGTAGTGGGGCAAATTCAAAAGGAAAATATTCTATAGCACTTGGAACTGAAGCAAACTCAAGTGGTAAATCTTCTATAGCAATAGGAAGAAACTCTAAATCAGAATCAGAAAAATCTATAGCCTTTGGTAATGGAGCAAATTCAAATCGTAAATATGCCATAGCACTAGGTTCTAGTTCAAGAGCAATGGGAGTTGATGCAATATCTATAGGACAGAAGAGTATTTCTAAAAACTCTAATTCAATAGCTATAGGAACATCTGCTACTTCAAATATAGAAAATTCTGTAGCATTAGGAGCAGAAAGTGAAACAACAGTAGCTAAACCTACAAGTGAAATAGTTAAACCTAGATTTTTCTTAGATTATAAAGATTTTGCAGGAAGTAATCCTTATGGTGTAGTATCTATAGGATCTAAAGGAAAAGAAAGACAATTACAATATGTAGCAGCAGGTCAAATAAGTAAGGAATCAACAGATGCAGTAAATGGTTCACAACTATTTTCAGTAATTTCAAACTTTGATGCTTTTGTAGCGTCTATGAAATCTGTTATAGGAAATGTTGCTCTTCTTAATAGAGATGGTATTCTTCATACATTAAATATAGGTAATACTGGCAAAAACAACATACATGAAGCAATGAAAAGCCTAAAAGATAAGATAGATGAGAATAGAAACAGAATAGAAAAGATAGAAAATACTGAAATAAAATTAGGAGGAGATAAAAATACAAGTACAGAAGGACAAAAGATAGGAGAAAATAATTCAAATAATGGATCTAACATAGGGAATCAGAATCAAAACAAAGGAAAAGAAATTAAATTTGAAATAGTAAAAAAAGAAAATAGTGAACATATAGAAACAAAAGCAAGAGGAAATAAGGTAGAAATAGATTTAACACAAAAAGCAAAAGAAGATATTAAATCAGGGAAAAAAGCAAAAGAAATAATAGATAATAAAGGCTTAACATTTAAAGGAGATAAAGGAGAAACAAATATTCAAAAACTAGGAGATACACTATCTATAACAGGAGGAAGCTATATAACAACAAAGGCAAAAGGAAATGAAGTTAGTGTAGATCTAACAGATAAGACTAAAAAAGATATAGAAAAGGGAGTATCAGCAAATAGTGGAGTAGCAAATGCTGTAGCAATGGCAAACTTACCACAAATAAATGGAAAAGGACATAACATAGCAGGATCATATGGTTACTATAACGGAGAACATGCATTTGCATTAGGACTATCAGGAACAAATGAGAAAGTAAATCTAACATATAGAGCAAGTGGATCATTAAATACAAGAGGGAACATATCATTAGGAGCAGGATTAGGTTATCAATTTGATAATATAAGCAAAAGAAATAAAGAACTACTAACACTACAAAGAAATGGAAACATTAACTTGCTTGATGAGAAAGTATATGAATTAGATAATAAGGTTAAAACTTTAGAAAAGAGAGTTAATGAATTAGAAACTATTTTAAGAGAATTAATTAAAAAATAA
- a CDS encoding OmpA family protein — MRNIKIQKVEKFLKSSLKNKISVNDKTVIKYIMLGFIGLSAMSYGSWLSINDNTGAAGSDGGGSNTTHGSDNQKNNTILALYDNSYNTSSSVIIGAGGKTYGKGSENVVIGFNAKSEKQQNVVIGANTKSDLQNSVILGNKSYVYKDHFGITNYIQDSDGQGVAVGNSVFSTAQATSIGNNTYAIGRSSIAIGNDDISAYENKVTQHDYDSYFKKLYEKIDKDGTLYGYGSNNKTDASKHKWSPTLAQGHGSIAIGSRSIAYADGSTALGTLAYALKKGSTAVGTLTRAEGEGAIALGRETNVFSDNAIASGNKTLVLKEGGAAYGLSAISGGENSIAIGTDVYSNVDYDYDNSNIVLGGNQKKIETGLFGNINKYDDQGSSNDETKRGLYGFDLNGVAKTIIGLGQDNPPGNVSGAKKGDYLNSGTYFSQYKSYIDGLESGLSNAITKDNKQSTNSITIKKEEKNGVKDVAKSKGKNAIVIGSKSGAFGDNGIALGRGSFSLENNSIAIGSYSYAKSKNAIALGIVSRALGEGSIAFGNGAGVDIEGKNSMVYGHGSVAYAPNSIILGINSRVWGDKNKGDSIIIGNDASIDELKENGTVKKGHNGKSVLALGNKTNATLDNSVALGYLSATDYTQEDLNKAGYTAKGSYSIPTSAKVGVISVGKKGNERRIINVASGYRDSDAVNVAQLRTLEDRIDGATEEVDDKIRYFSVNTENDLTTLVKKKIDYKNYVKLKTQMLTIEARKENGETINDTNIRELKSKLDKLEKDSGITDKATEIKALGEIKDAKYQTGNKFDFDKYISALEKAKQEDSTNERIESVLTDDEKTKLTSNNFSNEGAKGKNSIAIGYMAKTEDAAENAIAIGHGAKATVKDSIVLGSGSKNIADITKSGYDITTKTSSTSMDSTWKPTNGEFAIGDGTNKTRRITGVAAGDKDTDVVNVAQLKKATSGLLNDKFLKFVGNDGKEAKIKLGETLNIKGEGNVTKTAGDNIRVSKADDSTLTIGLSEELKNISTITTKTNANNEQTTLSQTGLKVTGNNDKQISVTSENIEVKNSTDKTTLTAGELKITDKDGNDDKQTNKLTKTSITLTDKNNNKEDTNKITADKSEITNKAGDKTTITADEISVSNGNDKVEITKKSITGVTTIGKNDNNRLVFNNGNSGTAMLKVDGKELTFTKSGEHIKISNVANGISDNDAVNVSQLKKYVDALGGNAKIDDKGNVTGPTYKLKVGATTNGTNDATKDYNTVGDALKALDDAIGNSSKNITDLTNKQISFQGNGGDTDKVSKKLGETLKIQGEGNVSGNTAKDNIKVEKNKDSDGLDIKLAEDLKNLNSIETKEAGGKKTKITTDGVEVTSDKGKANLTADKLTFGPKDDKSTDKTSTSIGKDGITLKSKDGKDSVSIKPSNDTDGGIIEVKSKDGNSSIKIDGEKGSITGLKDISPNETDGSIAVNKNYVDNQIKAIANGPFEYETSNGEKVVRGQDNKLYKEEDLNKHYYDEKEQKYKPKNNGNGQQNGPTPLENKDVTVNVMPKNGTPISIGNVASILGEEATTTSDKAAEKVKELIDNTNKLYENNKNKVATGTDILALAKAGISFEGNTGSGDKIHRNLGEQVTIKGEGTDGKNNFTSASGNIQVKSDKDKGELTVKLSDKLTNMTSFETKELDDKIKSKVKLDKEGLTTINKTDDNKYIMSKTGPKGTEIGKYDVNPLMNGNNKAQPTTSAKYTLEGTTIKDDKGSSNLTSNTLTLKDKDDKQRITLDNKGDTPTISLSNKEGEETVKIDGGDGKDKEPTISFKVDKDKGLGVVKGLRDLTDNDPGHYAVNKRYVDNKLNVALGGVANAIAVASIPQINGKGHNIGASYGYYEGHSAFALGLSGINERGNVLYKANLSLNTRGNVGIGAGIGYQFGGDRVNTSKDNIIIDNSLGELDGINKKLEEQNNKLIAQNNKLNEKRGDLSKELKELKDKISVIEKIKMNEDDLYTLDGYRLGIHELTKSQEEMLMNIVRELNENYKNRKIYITGYTDNVSGEDLNLELGLKRANVVAKKLRELGLDMSISIRKVSSSGYNNIVETNKSSNGRSSNRRVEIELR; from the coding sequence ATGAGAAATATTAAGATACAAAAGGTTGAAAAGTTTTTAAAAAGTTCTTTAAAGAATAAGATAAGTGTAAATGATAAGACAGTTATAAAATACATTATGCTTGGATTTATAGGACTATCAGCAATGTCTTATGGTTCTTGGTTATCAATAAATGATAATACTGGAGCAGCTGGATCAGATGGTGGTGGAAGTAACACGACTCATGGTTCGGATAATCAAAAAAATAATACAATATTAGCATTATATGATAATTCGTATAATACTTCAAGTTCAGTAATAATAGGAGCAGGTGGAAAAACTTATGGTAAGGGTTCAGAAAATGTAGTAATAGGATTTAATGCAAAATCTGAAAAACAACAAAATGTGGTAATAGGTGCTAATACTAAATCGGATTTACAAAATTCTGTAATTCTTGGAAATAAGTCTTATGTTTATAAAGATCATTTTGGTATAACAAACTATATACAAGATAGTGATGGTCAAGGAGTTGCTGTAGGTAACTCTGTATTTTCAACTGCACAAGCAACATCTATAGGGAATAATACATATGCTATAGGAAGATCATCTATAGCTATAGGTAATGATGATATATCAGCATATGAAAATAAAGTTACTCAACATGATTATGATAGTTATTTCAAAAAACTTTATGAAAAGATAGATAAAGATGGAACTCTATATGGTTACGGAAGTAATAATAAAACAGATGCAAGTAAACATAAATGGTCGCCAACACTAGCACAAGGACATGGATCAATAGCCATAGGTTCTCGTTCTATAGCCTATGCTGATGGTTCAACAGCACTAGGGACACTTGCTTATGCACTTAAAAAAGGATCTACAGCAGTTGGAACATTAACAAGAGCAGAAGGAGAAGGAGCTATAGCATTAGGAAGAGAAACTAATGTATTTTCAGATAATGCTATAGCATCAGGTAATAAGACATTAGTTCTAAAAGAAGGTGGAGCTGCTTATGGATTATCAGCTATTTCAGGTGGTGAAAATTCAATAGCAATAGGAACAGATGTTTATTCTAATGTTGATTATGATTATGATAATAGTAATATAGTATTAGGTGGAAATCAAAAAAAAATAGAAACAGGTTTATTTGGAAATATAAATAAATATGATGATCAAGGTTCAAGTAATGATGAAACAAAAAGAGGTTTATATGGATTTGATTTAAATGGAGTTGCTAAAACTATAATAGGTCTTGGACAAGATAATCCACCTGGTAATGTAAGTGGAGCTAAAAAAGGAGATTATTTAAACAGTGGAACATACTTTAGTCAATACAAAAGCTATATAGATGGATTAGAAAGTGGATTAAGTAATGCAATAACTAAAGACAATAAACAATCAACAAATTCAATTACTATAAAAAAAGAAGAAAAAAATGGAGTAAAGGATGTAGCTAAAAGCAAAGGTAAAAATGCAATAGTTATAGGGAGTAAATCAGGAGCATTTGGGGATAATGGGATAGCCTTAGGAAGAGGGTCATTTTCACTTGAAAATAACTCTATTGCAATAGGTTCATATTCTTATGCAAAATCAAAGAATGCTATTGCACTTGGTATAGTCTCAAGAGCTTTAGGTGAAGGTTCTATTGCTTTTGGTAATGGTGCTGGAGTAGATATAGAAGGTAAGAACTCTATGGTCTATGGTCATGGTTCAGTAGCATATGCTCCTAATTCAATAATACTTGGAATAAATTCTCGTGTTTGGGGAGATAAGAATAAAGGAGATTCCATTATAATAGGTAATGATGCTAGTATAGATGAATTAAAAGAAAATGGAACTGTAAAAAAAGGTCATAATGGAAAATCAGTATTAGCATTAGGAAATAAAACTAATGCAACACTTGATAACTCAGTAGCACTTGGATATCTTTCAGCAACAGATTATACACAAGAGGATTTAAATAAAGCAGGATATACTGCAAAAGGATCATACTCTATACCAACATCAGCAAAGGTTGGAGTAATATCAGTAGGTAAAAAAGGTAATGAAAGAAGAATAATTAATGTTGCTTCAGGATATAGGGATTCTGATGCAGTTAATGTTGCCCAACTTAGGACACTTGAAGATAGAATAGATGGGGCAACAGAAGAAGTAGATGATAAGATTAGATATTTCTCTGTAAATACAGAAAATGATTTAACGACTTTAGTTAAGAAGAAAATAGACTATAAGAACTATGTTAAATTAAAAACACAAATGTTAACAATAGAAGCCAGAAAAGAAAATGGTGAAACAATAAATGATACAAACATTAGGGAATTAAAAAGTAAGTTAGATAAATTAGAAAAAGATAGTGGTATAACAGATAAAGCTACTGAAATTAAAGCATTAGGAGAAATTAAAGACGCGAAATATCAAACTGGTAATAAGTTTGACTTTGATAAATACATAAGTGCATTAGAGAAGGCAAAACAAGAGGATTCAACTAATGAAAGAATTGAAAGTGTATTAACAGATGATGAAAAGACCAAATTAACATCAAATAATTTCTCTAATGAGGGAGCAAAAGGTAAAAATTCTATAGCTATAGGATATATGGCAAAAACAGAAGATGCTGCAGAAAATGCTATAGCAATAGGACATGGTGCAAAAGCAACAGTTAAGGATAGTATAGTATTAGGAAGTGGTTCTAAAAATATAGCAGATATAACAAAATCAGGGTATGATATTACTACAAAAACAAGTTCTACTTCAATGGATTCAACATGGAAACCAACTAATGGAGAATTTGCTATAGGAGATGGAACTAATAAAACTAGAAGAATAACAGGAGTAGCTGCAGGGGATAAAGACACTGATGTTGTAAATGTGGCTCAACTTAAAAAAGCAACTTCAGGATTATTAAATGATAAATTTTTAAAGTTTGTTGGAAATGATGGTAAAGAGGCTAAAATTAAATTAGGAGAAACACTTAATATTAAAGGTGAAGGTAATGTAACTAAAACAGCAGGAGATAATATAAGGGTAAGTAAGGCAGATGATAGTACATTAACTATAGGGTTATCAGAAGAATTGAAGAATATAAGCACGATAACAACTAAAACTAATGCAAATAACGAACAAACAACATTATCTCAAACAGGTCTTAAAGTTACTGGAAATAATGATAAACAAATATCAGTTACATCTGAAAATATAGAAGTAAAAAATAGTACAGATAAGACAACATTAACAGCAGGTGAATTAAAAATCACAGATAAAGATGGAAATGATGATAAACAAACAAATAAGCTGACTAAAACTTCTATAACTTTAACAGATAAGAATAACAATAAAGAAGATACAAATAAAATAACAGCAGATAAAAGTGAAATAACTAATAAAGCTGGAGATAAAACAACTATTACAGCTGATGAAATATCAGTATCAAATGGAAATGATAAAGTAGAAATTACTAAAAAATCCATAACTGGAGTAACTACTATTGGAAAAAATGATAATAATAGGCTAGTATTTAATAATGGTAATTCAGGAACTGCAATGTTAAAAGTTGATGGTAAAGAACTAACATTTACTAAATCAGGAGAACATATAAAGATATCAAATGTTGCAAATGGAATATCTGATAATGATGCTGTAAATGTATCACAACTTAAAAAGTATGTAGATGCCTTAGGTGGAAATGCTAAAATAGATGATAAAGGTAATGTTACAGGACCTACATATAAATTAAAAGTAGGAGCTACAACAAATGGAACAAATGATGCTACAAAAGATTATAATACTGTAGGAGATGCTTTAAAAGCTTTAGATGATGCTATAGGTAACTCATCAAAAAATATAACAGATCTTACTAACAAACAAATATCATTCCAAGGTAATGGTGGAGATACAGATAAAGTAAGTAAAAAGCTAGGAGAAACTTTAAAAATACAAGGTGAAGGAAATGTTAGTGGAAATACAGCCAAAGATAATATTAAAGTTGAGAAAAATAAAGATAGTGATGGCTTAGACATTAAACTAGCTGAAGATTTAAAGAATTTAAATAGTATAGAAACTAAAGAAGCAGGTGGAAAGAAAACAAAAATCACAACAGATGGTGTTGAGGTTACAAGTGATAAAGGTAAAGCTAACCTAACAGCAGATAAGCTAACATTTGGACCAAAAGATGATAAATCAACTGATAAAACAAGTACATCAATAGGAAAAGATGGAATAACATTAAAAAGCAAAGATGGAAAAGATTCAGTATCAATAAAACCAAGCAATGATACTGATGGTGGAATAATAGAAGTTAAATCTAAAGATGGAAATTCAAGTATTAAAATAGATGGAGAAAAAGGTTCTATTACTGGACTTAAAGACATATCACCTAATGAAACAGATGGAAGTATAGCAGTTAACAAAAATTATGTAGATAACCAAATAAAGGCAATAGCTAATGGACCATTTGAGTATGAAACATCAAATGGAGAAAAAGTAGTAAGAGGACAAGATAATAAACTGTATAAAGAGGAAGACTTAAACAAACATTACTATGATGAAAAAGAGCAAAAATATAAACCTAAAAACAATGGAAATGGGCAACAGAATGGACCAACTCCATTAGAAAACAAAGATGTAACAGTAAATGTAATGCCTAAGAATGGAACACCAATATCAATAGGAAATGTGGCAAGTATTCTAGGAGAAGAAGCAACTACAACATCAGATAAAGCTGCTGAAAAAGTTAAAGAACTAATTGATAATACAAATAAATTATATGAAAATAATAAAAACAAAGTAGCAACAGGAACAGACATATTAGCCTTAGCCAAAGCAGGAATAAGCTTTGAAGGAAATACAGGTTCAGGAGATAAAATTCATAGAAACCTAGGAGAACAAGTAACTATTAAAGGTGAAGGAACAGATGGTAAGAATAACTTTACTAGTGCAAGTGGAAACATACAAGTTAAATCAGATAAAGATAAAGGAGAATTAACAGTAAAACTATCAGATAAGCTAACTAACATGACTTCATTTGAAACAAAAGAATTAGATGATAAGATTAAATCTAAAGTTAAACTAGATAAAGAAGGACTAACTACAATTAATAAGACAGATGATAATAAATACATAATGTCTAAAACAGGACCAAAAGGAACTGAAATAGGTAAATATGATGTTAATCCATTAATGAATGGTAATAATAAAGCTCAACCAACTACAAGTGCCAAATATACATTAGAAGGAACAACAATAAAAGATGATAAAGGAAGTTCTAACCTAACATCAAATACATTAACTTTAAAAGATAAAGATGATAAACAAAGAATAACATTAGATAATAAAGGTGATACTCCAACTATTTCTTTATCAAATAAAGAAGGAGAAGAAACAGTTAAAATAGATGGAGGAGATGGAAAAGATAAAGAACCAACAATATCATTTAAAGTAGATAAAGATAAAGGATTAGGAGTAGTAAAAGGTTTAAGAGATCTAACAGATAATGATCCAGGACATTATGCAGTAAATAAGAGATATGTGGATAATAAATTAAATGTAGCCTTAGGAGGGGTAGCAAATGCAATAGCAGTAGCAAGTATACCACAGATAAATGGAAAGGGACATAATATAGGAGCATCATATGGATATTATGAAGGACATTCAGCCTTTGCATTAGGGTTAAGTGGAATAAATGAAAGAGGAAATGTATTATATAAGGCAAACTTATCATTAAATACAAGAGGAAATGTAGGTATAGGAGCAGGGATAGGATATCAGTTTGGAGGAGATAGAGTTAATACAAGTAAAGATAATATAATAATAGATAATTCATTAGGTGAATTAGATGGAATAAATAAGAAGTTAGAAGAACAGAATAATAAACTAATTGCACAAAATAATAAGTTAAATGAGAAAAGAGGAGATTTAAGTAAGGAATTAAAAGAACTTAAAGATAAGATAAGTGTAATAGAAAAAATTAAGATGAATGAAGATGACTTATACACACTAGATGGATATAGATTAGGTATACATGAGCTAACAAAGAGCCAAGAAGAGATGTTAATGAATATAGTAAGAGAGTTAAATGAGAACTATAAGAATAGGAAGATATATATAACAGGATATACAGATAATGTATCAGGAGAGGATTTAAATCTTGAGTTAGGTTTAAAGAGAGCAAATGTAGTAGCAAAGAAACTAAGAGAGTTAGGCTTAGATATGAGTATATCAATAAGGAAGGTAAGTTCATCAGGATATAATAACATAGTGGAAACAAACAAGAGTTCAAATGGAAGGTCTTCTAATAGAAGGGTAGAAATTGAATTAAGATAG